From one Parambassis ranga chromosome 5, fParRan2.1, whole genome shotgun sequence genomic stretch:
- the park7 gene encoding Parkinson disease protein 7 homolog: protein MAGKRALVILSKGAEEMETVIPVDIMRRAGIAVTVAGLMGQEPVQCSRNVVICPDDSLENASKQGPYDVVVLPGGMPGAQNLAESPAVKEVLKDQDGRKGLIAAICAGPTALLAHGIGYGSTVTTHPAMKEKMMAGDHYKYSEARVQKDGHYITSRGPGTSFEFALTIVEELMGAEVAAQVKAPLIMKD from the exons GTCCAAAGGCGCAGAAGAGATGGAAACTGTTATTCCTGTGGACATCATGCGCAGAGCCGGG ATCGCTGTGACGGTTGCAGGTCTGATGGGCCAAGAGCCAGTCCAGTGCAGCAGAAACGTCGTCATCTGTCCTGATGATAGTCTGGAGAATGCCAGCAAACAG GGACCTTATGATGTGGTGGTTCTGCCAGGAGGAATGCCGGGAGCTCAGAATCTAGCAGAG TCTCCTGCTGTGAAGGAGGTGCTGAAGGATCAAGATGGCAGAAAAGGCCTGATTGCAGCCATCTGTGCAG GTCCTACCGCCCTTCTGGCACATGGCATAGGCTATGGCAGCACAGTCACTACACATCCTGCCATGAAGGAGAAGATGATGgctggag acCACTATAAATATTCAGAGGCTCGAGTACAGAAGGATGGACATTACATCACCAGCCGTGGGCCAGGAACCAGTTTCGAGTTTGCCCTGACAATCGTAGAGGAACTTATGGGAGCTGAGGTTGCTGCTCAAGTCAAGGCTCCTCTTATTATGAAAGACTGA